One stretch of Pyrenophora tritici-repentis strain M4 chromosome 4, whole genome shotgun sequence DNA includes these proteins:
- a CDS encoding TolA, Membrane protein involved in colicin uptake, producing the protein MAAIDKALAAIESGELGDKIVYQQYADKYNVSRSALSRRHRGVSRSRADYTADKQSLAPHQELELVRYITKLTKQGLPPTREMIRNFSSEVAHQQLSESWVTRFINRHEIHLISKWTSAMDRTRHLADSESKYRLYFELLHEKIAQYHLEARDIYNMDEKGFLIGLVGRSKRIFSRRQWEKKEVRASLQDGSREFLTVLACCCADGSSLPPALIYAAKKGAIRSSWVEDIKAGEHKVFISSSPTGWSNDDVGLAWLEQVFDRYTKQRSGRWRLLILDGHGSHVTMEFIDYCDRHRILLIILPPHSTHTLQPLDVVLFKPLSQAYSNELTNHLHKAQGLAPIKKGDFFPLFWSAWISSFTESLILKAFEATGIWPMDANVILRRFASTPEAERSSSSGLSDHDWRKLDRLVRAAVTDSHQYKARKLRSSVHHLSVQNELLNHKVDGLEEALQHKKKHKKKGKALDLQQRQEYHGGSVFWSPRKLREARAREAVRERDETEEKLQKAQAKKQRKEAQLQRQVELEQRRVERQRLKEAKELERAEKAAERARKVEAQHQKKTIQQAQQRKRKASQVTLSSNKRQKRASAAHAGDQARDGPSAALPKVTLRGRNVSLPQKYR; encoded by the coding sequence ATGGCAGCTATTGACAAAGCGTTAGCAGCAATCGAATCGGGAGAGCTTGGAGATAAAATTGTATACCAGCAATATGCTGATAAGTACAACGTATCAAGGAGTGCGTTGAGCCGAAGACACCGAGGCGTTTCACGCTCGAGAGCCGACTATACAGCCGACAAACAATCCCTCGCGCCACAtcaagagctagagcttgtaCGGTATATCACTAAGCTTACCAAGCAAGGCCTACCCCCTACAAGGGAGATGATtaggaatttctcatcagaagtagcccatcagcagctcagcgagagctgggttactcgcttcatcaaccgacacgagatccatcttatctcaaagtggaccagcgccatggatcgtacgcgccacctggctgattctgagtcaaagtatagactctacttcgagctgctgcatgAAAAGATCGCCCAATAccacctagaggctcgagatatatacaatatggatgagaagggcttcttgaTTGGCTTAGTAGGCAGAAGCaagaggatattcagcaggcgtcagtgggagaagaaggaggttcgagcatctctccaggatggatcacgcgagtttctgacagtcctggcctgctgctgcgctgatgggagctcgctgcctccagcccttatctacgcagctaagAAAGGAGCTATACGATCAAGTTGGGTAGAGGATATTAAGGCAGGAGAGCATAAGGTCTTtatctcatcatctccaacaggctggtcaaacgatgacgtaggcctagcttggcttgagcaggtgtttgatcgctatacaaagcagcgatcagggagatggcgattgctcatccttgatggccatggatctcatgtcacgatggagtttatcGACTACTGTGATCGCCACAGGATCCTCCTCATaatccttcctccccattcaacccacacgctccagccgctcgATGTggtgctgttcaagccactctctcaggcctactccaacgagctcactaaccatctccataaggctcaaggcctcgctccaatcaagaaaggggactttttcccactcttctggagcgcctggatatcctccttcacgGAGAGTctcatattgaaggccttcgaagccactgggatctggccAATGGACGCCAACGTTATCCTCCGTAGATTTGccagcacgccagaagctgagagaagctcatcatcagggctctctgatcatgatTGGAGAAAGCTTGATCGATTAGTTCGAGCTGCTGTCActgatagccatcagtataaggcaagaaagctacgctcaagcgttcaccatctctctgttCAGAATGAGCTTTTAAACCATAAAGTAGATGGTTTAGAagaggctcttcaacataaaaagaagcataagaagaagggcaaagctcttgaccttcaacagcgccaggagtatcacggtggctctgtcttctggtctcctcgcaagttgcgtgaggctcgagctagagaagcagtacgggagcgagatgagacggaggagaaactccaaaaagcacaggccaagaagcagcgtaAGGAGGCTCAGCTGCAGCGTCAAGTTGAGCTCGAGCagaggcgtgtggagaggcagaggctcAAGGAAGCGAaggagcttgagcgagctgagaaagcagctgaacgcgcgcgcaaagttgaagctcaacaccagaaaaaaactatccaacaagctcaacaacgcaagcgTAAAGCCTCACAAGTAACCTTATCAAGtaacaagcgtcaaaaacgcgctAGCGCTGCTCACGCTGGTGATCAAGCTCGAGATGGGCCATCTGCTGCTCTACCTAAAGTCACATTACGTGGTCGCAACGTCAGCCTCCCGCaaaaatatagatag